Proteins encoded together in one Orcinus orca chromosome 13, mOrcOrc1.1, whole genome shotgun sequence window:
- the EDAR gene encoding LOW QUALITY PROTEIN: tumor necrosis factor receptor superfamily member EDAR (The sequence of the model RefSeq protein was modified relative to this genomic sequence to represent the inferred CDS: inserted 1 base in 1 codon), producing MDLSRSLHPQFQRQEFQLLPDTPESSETSGLISWQLFSRGPEEPDLYTRGPRSRSGSLRQGYGSRHLLHLCGVFIPAVPAGRPSDPGAVKVGLGGAGVPEQPSPAAPAQMKCVFQVTPRERMAHRRGGTRMAWLPILVVSGQGTWVGSSGSSTRPCPSPAVSFSACLCGSDTGNHTPPSLRSPRRQQSPDWPRARGGRCSELPRRPRALRSCSHGAGEAKPPGSPGVEGRGEGSRGSSWGGAFGMEPTTAGRGLPGHYRSRQISAGGRRAPPGPSATTSGSRPRVGGRLPGRVEAKGDPSSRQASLACWAGAEDATCGENEFYNQTAGLCHECPPCGPGEEPYLSCGYGTRDEDYGCVPCPAEKFSKGGYQICRRHKDCEGFFRATVLTPGDTEHDAECGPCLPGYYMLENRPRNIYGMVCYSCLLAPPNTKECVGAVSGVPASFPRTPGSSTLSPSQLVHKELLGQGHLATALVIAMSTIFTMAVALVLIIMFYILKARPPAPGXRPRAPCPPPPTAPPDASRPPTPSVPTACCPSAPVKSPEAPVSQEEEKKAAPDSVVMFSEQDEFEKLTAAPAKSAKSENDASSEEEQLLNRSLDSDEELAPDGQGPSELCLLSLVHLAREKPSTATKAAGIQSRRKKILDVYANVCGVVEGLSPTELPFDCLEKTSRMLSATYNSEKAVVKTWRHLAESFGLKRDEIGGMTDGLQLFDRISTAGYSIPELLTKLVQIERLDAVESLCTDILEWVGIPPPAAPPPPAS from the exons TGATCTCGTGGCAGCTTTTCTCCCGGGGCCCTGAGGAACCTGATCTGTACACACGAGGTCCCCGGAGCAGGAGTGGGTCCCTGCGTCAGGGCTATGGCTCGAGGCACCTGCTCCATCTCTGC GGCGTATTCATTCCTGCTGTGCCTGCCGGGAGGCCCTCAGACCCGGGGGCAGTGAAGGTGGGGCTGGGCGGGGCCGGGGTCCCGGAGCAGCCCTCGCCTGCAGCCCCCGCACAGATGAAGTGTGTCTTTCAGGTGACCCCTCGGGAGAGAATGGCCCACAGGAGAGGCGGCACACGGATGGCCTGGCTGCCCATCCTGGTGGTAAGTGGCCAGGGCACCTGGGTAGGTTCCAGTGGGAGCTCCACCCGGCCGTGCCCTTCACCAGCCGTGTCCTTCTCGGCCTGTTTGTGTGGCAGCGACACGGGCAATCACACACCCCCTTCACTGCGCTCTCCAAGGCGCCAGCAAAGCCCCGACTGGCCCCGGGCCCGAGGTGGCCGCTGCTCGGAGCTCCCTCGCCGGCCGCGTGCTCTGCGCTCCTGCAGCCACGGAGCGGGGGAAGCCAAGCCCCCGGGCTCCCCAGGAGTCGAGGGCCGTGGGGAGGGGAGTCGGGGGAGCTCCTGGGGTGGAGCGTTTGGGATGGAGCCTACGACAGCAGGGCGGGGGCTGCCTGGTCATTACCGAAGTCGCCAAATCAGCGCCGGGGGCCGCAGGGCCCCGCCAGGTCCTTCCGCCACAACCTCCGGAAGCCGACCCCGAGTTGGGGGGCGTCTCCCAGGGCGCGTGGAGGCCAAAGGAGACCCTTCCTCGAGGCAGGCGTCCCTGGCATGCTGGGCCGGAGCGGAGGACGCCACCTGCGGCGAGAACGAGTTCTACAACCAGACCGCGGGCCTGTGCCACGAGTGTCCCCCGTGCGGGCCGGGGGAGGAGCCCTACCTG TCCTGCGGCTACGGCACCAGAGACGAGGACTACGGCTGCGTCCCCTGCCCCGCGGAGAAGTTCTCCAAGGGCGGCTACCAGATCTGCCGGCGCCACAAGGACTGCGAGGGCTTCTTCCGGGCCACGGTGCTGACGCCGGGGGACACGGAGCACGACGCCGAGTGTGGGCCCTGCCTGCCCGG CTACTACATGTTGGAGAACAGGCCTCGGAACATCTACGGCATGGTCTGCTACTCCTGCCTGCTGGCGCCCCCCAACACCAAGGAAT GTGTGGGAGCTGTCTCGGGAGTCCCTGCCAGCTTCCCGCGCACGCCTGGCAGTAGCACCCTGTCCCCGTCCCAGCTCGTCCACAAAG AGCTCTTGGGCCAAGGACACCTGGCCACGGCCCTGGTCATCGCCATGTCCACCATCTTCACCATGGCCGTCGCCCTCGTCCTCATCATCATGTTCTACATCCTGAAGGCCAGGCCTCCCGCCCCAG GCCGCCCCCGTGCCCCgtgcccgcccccccccaccgctCCCCCCGACGCGAGCCGGCCGCCCACGCCCTCTGTACCCACAGCCTGCTGCCCCAGCGCCCCCGTGAAGAGCCCGGAAGCCCCCGTGagccaggaggaggagaagaaagcgGCCCCAG ACAGCGTGGTGATGTTCTCCGAGCAGGACGAATTTGAGAAGCTGACGGCAGCTCCGGCGAAGTCGGCCAAGAG TGAAAACGACGCCTCATCGGAGGAGGAGCAGCTGCTGAACCGGAGCCTGGACAGCGACGAGGAGCTGGCCCCCGACGGGCAGGGCCCCTCAGAGCTGTGCCTGCTGTCGCTGGTCCACCTGGCCAGGGAGAAGCCATCCACCGCCACCAAGGCGGCCGGG ATTCAGAGTCgaagaaagaaaatactggaCGTGTATGCCAATGTGTGTGGCGTCGTGGAAG GCCTCAGCCCCACGGAGCTGCCGTTCGACTGCCTGGAGAAGACCAGCCGGATGCTCAGCGCCACGTACAACTCGGAGAAGGCCGTGGTGAAGACGTGGCGCCACCTGGCCGAGAGCTTCGGGCTCAAGCGGGACGAGATCGGGGGCATGACGGACGGCCTGCAGCTCTTTGACCGCATCAGCACGGCCGGCTACAGCATCCCGGAGCTGCTCACCAAGCTGGTGCAGATCGAGCGGCTGGACGCCGTGGAGTCCCTGTGCACAGACATCCTGGAGTGGGTGGGGATCCCACCGCCCGCCGCCCCGCCGCCCCCGGCGTCCTGA